The genomic interval tagacaactgggcgtgtttttaccttttgaccaagtgggcgttgtggagaggagtgtatgacgctgaccaatcagtgaccaatcagcgtcatacacgtctctccattcatgtaatcagcatatagtgatctcgcgagatcacgctgtgctgtcacatactcacacattaacgttactgaagtgccttgagagtgaatagacattgcctccagccaggacgcgatgtctattcacaatcccgacacttcggcaacgtttgtgtgggacttaatgacagcaagcgtgatctcgatgtgctgtcattaagtcccacacaaacgttaccgaagtgtcgggattgtgaatagacatcgtttcctggctggaggtgatgtctattcactctcaaggcacttcagtaacgttaatgtgtaagtatgtgacagcacagcgtgatcttgcaagatcactatgtgctgtgtaaatgaatggagagaagtgtatgacgctgattggtcagcgtcctacacttctctttacaacgcccacttggtcaaaagctaaaaaacgcccagttgggcattaagaaagtcattagcataaatctaaaataggtcataacttgctcaaaaatgattgtttttctgaataaaaaccactgttatctacattacattatgtaggagatagggcacttataatgtggtgacagagcccctttaagctaGCCATACATTTTCAGACGGCCGTTTTCCATACGACTTGTCAATTCATGGTTGTTGCCTTGGACGATTATGCCATAAGTTAAAAATACACATCAACTAACAAAAACACTCGAAATGTAGTGTAGGGGAGCCTGACCAATCACTACAAGTTTGGGCCAGTCTCACACCAGTTCCCAAAACCTTTAACCCGGTCAGCCTTTCCCGTCTGCCACTATGGGTCCCTCACCAAAGGTAAGTAGTGACCCTGCCTCTACCAGGCCTTCCTTAAAATCCTCTTCACCTTCTCCCACCCTTCCGTCCGTCTACTTCACATATTGCTTCAGGTGAGACAATAGCTGACCTTCCCACCCCAAGACTTCCTAGGGCCGATTGATACTCTACCTTTGATGCCATGGACACCTTATGGCTCCTTGAGCTAAGCCCCCCAATCCCTCATCACTAACTGTGATCTTTCAAGGTCCTTCATTTGTCTTTGAAAGTACACTCAGAGGAGTAGATGTCAGTGCAAGTttttaatatagtaaaaaaaaattgtgtctttttgTTGATAAATGTTCTTTCAtcccttagaaaaaaaaatcttcaactgcatcaaaactctacCACTATGGAAGCTCTAAGATACTTGATGTCTAGGAAGAAAGCTGGAGACCGAAATCATTCTTCCTGGAGAACAGTGTGTGACGCGTGGTACAAAATGATATTTCCTAAATGGATCATAACCCATGATTTTTCTTCTTCGGAATACAAAGACTGGAATCCTTGGAAGGATTGGTGCGAATCCTGGGAAGAATTTCAGTCTTCCGAAGAAAAGCCACCGAAATCTGAGAAGCCGAAAGCAGCTTTGTTTTCCCAACTTTCTTTCATAGCAAAACTGACCAGAGAAAAATTAGAAGATGCGAAAACCATGAGAACAGATCTGGAGCAGACAACGGGTGAGAACTTGAGTTTGAGAACCCAGAATTTCATCTTAAAGAAACAATGTGAGGAGCTTCAACGCGAATTGCTTGCCGAAAAGCAGATGATAATCCAAAATGACCTTTTGAAGGAGAAGGAAGTCAACCTCAGAAAATCACTTGAGGATCAGAAGGAGCACTTGACATTTCAGTTATACCAGAAGGACGAAGAACTAAAGGAACACCAAGCCAAGTGTAGAGAACTGGAAAAAACATGTTCTTCTTTTCAAGATCAATtggtggaatgtcaaaaacaatATGGATTCCAGTTCAACATTAAAAATGACTTTTTCATTATTCCTGGCTGTAAATATAACCAACCACATCTCCGTGCCCAGCTCGAAAATGGCGGGGTGGAGAATTCGTTACATCTGGGATCCATTACGAATATCGTCGATAGGCTTGGAAAAGTCGACAGCTGGAATGTTTTGGATTGGCTGTGTAGCTGTGGGGTGGAATACGGGATTTGGAAATGGAGTCAACAAGACTTTGAAGAAATCCTACACAGTTGTATGGATTCGAGGAACTTCTCTTTATTACTTAACAAAGTGAAAACGGGTaaatatacttggctctatatgtgcaaaaaaattgccga from Rhinoderma darwinii isolate aRhiDar2 chromosome 3, aRhiDar2.hap1, whole genome shotgun sequence carries:
- the LOC142748681 gene encoding uncharacterized protein LOC142748681, translating into MEALRYLMSRKKAGDRNHSSWRTVCDAWYKMIFPKWIITHDFSSSEYKDWNPWKDWCESWEEFQSSEEKPPKSEKPKAALFSQLSFIAKLTREKLEDAKTMRTDLEQTTGENLSLRTQNFILKKQCEELQRELLAEKQMIIQNDLLKEKEVNLRKSLEDQKEHLTFQLYQKDEELKEHQAKCRELEKTCSSFQDQLVECQKQYGFQFNIKNDFFIIPGCKYNQPHLRAQLENGGVENSLHLGSITNIVDRLGKVDSWNVLDWLCSCGVEYGIWKWSQQDFEEILHSCMDSRNFSLLLNKVKTGKYTWLYMCKKIAETFHPDLDDMLDKEQMREDDKVLKYFDRMWMLYRIGECSNPSSKDDPKYKNAICEGLLPHLNKMVQNLRDEDYEVLERAARMAEYFCLVCEEEDRDGYVNARKAIAGCPSRKTIWKRLQRYNVPNEEIHDAPYGNLLVHLSRYEDLLPEEYKKLRV